A stretch of Chloracidobacterium validum DNA encodes these proteins:
- a CDS encoding serine/threonine protein kinase, which produces MMSNPRRQNLPDPYHLVGTVISGKYRLDAVLGIGGMGVVYLAHHTGINRKLALKVLKPDVAASDATIAEAFHREAKISGGLTHPNIISVTDADTLPDGTPFMAMELLECPTLEDELQRSKRFPLNRIDSLLGQICDALHYAHQSGLVHRDLKPANIALIGAGQVTEQVKILDFGIAKSLDEGVGKVSQAIGTPLYASPEQFVHGGDIDARADLYSLAVILYRMLAGVLPFQGKTIGEIVSLHLTAPPPPLRTHAPELAESIEAFVLGALAKQPSGRPATALDFLAGFRAACRGTVVGESSLPLLGSGTDLIASVLESASGTLPPANPATASPLPPELTGNITAAQVSLKRPTELPATLPPPGSPSGEVGRPPLGQRSQPETASQVFNRQPGDVPATASSPRLGIPVWAGALLVLVAVAMIGGGVYWAAFRAAATPDAANGAHTASDRRDDTSQTGGKPVVSSAYRERFDQTTSQVRQAMREIVPDSGGDPLLRDLRNAVQLNPVTIESRRRAVEVAENQVAQMTTTWSALTAPEPCATEHRVLADRYRQLRDALHNYGVSVRNLGNAFARTDFDMSQPRERFAESEREDLARDQMLLEQAWRDTRQAEAALRDRLNP; this is translated from the coding sequence ATGATGTCCAACCCACGCCGTCAGAACCTGCCTGACCCGTATCATTTGGTCGGAACTGTCATTAGTGGCAAGTATCGCTTGGACGCCGTGCTTGGCATTGGCGGCATGGGCGTCGTGTACTTGGCGCACCACACCGGCATCAACCGCAAGTTGGCGCTCAAGGTGCTCAAGCCCGATGTGGCGGCCTCAGACGCGACGATTGCCGAGGCCTTTCACCGCGAGGCCAAAATCTCCGGTGGACTGACCCATCCCAACATCATTTCCGTGACCGACGCCGACACGCTGCCCGACGGCACGCCCTTCATGGCCATGGAGTTGCTGGAGTGTCCCACCCTTGAAGATGAACTCCAGCGAAGTAAGCGTTTTCCGCTCAACCGGATTGATAGCTTGCTGGGACAAATCTGCGACGCCCTCCACTACGCCCACCAGTCTGGACTGGTTCACCGCGACCTCAAGCCGGCCAACATTGCCCTGATCGGCGCCGGGCAGGTGACGGAACAGGTCAAAATTCTCGACTTTGGGATTGCCAAGTCGCTTGATGAAGGGGTTGGCAAGGTTAGCCAGGCAATTGGGACACCCCTCTACGCCTCGCCAGAGCAGTTTGTCCATGGCGGTGACATTGACGCGCGCGCGGACCTCTACAGCTTGGCTGTCATTCTGTACCGCATGCTGGCCGGCGTGTTGCCCTTCCAAGGCAAGACGATTGGCGAAATTGTCTCACTGCACCTCACCGCGCCCCCGCCCCCCCTGCGCACTCATGCGCCGGAGTTAGCCGAGTCAATCGAAGCCTTTGTCCTGGGCGCCTTGGCCAAACAACCGTCGGGGCGGCCGGCCACGGCACTTGACTTTCTAGCGGGCTTTCGAGCGGCCTGCCGGGGGACAGTGGTTGGAGAGAGCAGCCTGCCGCTCTTGGGAAGCGGAACCGATCTCATCGCCAGTGTCCTCGAGTCCGCGTCTGGCACGCTCCCACCGGCGAACCCCGCAACGGCGTCGCCGCTGCCGCCTGAGTTGACGGGGAATATCACAGCAGCTCAAGTCTCGCTGAAGCGTCCAACTGAGCTGCCGGCGACGTTGCCGCCGCCCGGCTCGCCATCCGGTGAAGTGGGACGTCCGCCGCTCGGTCAGCGCTCCCAACCAGAAACGGCGTCCCAGGTATTCAACCGGCAACCGGGGGATGTCCCGGCGACTGCTTCATCCCCACGGCTGGGCATCCCCGTTTGGGCCGGGGCTCTATTGGTACTGGTGGCAGTGGCAATGATTGGCGGGGGGGTGTATTGGGCGGCCTTCCGTGCTGCGGCAACGCCAGACGCTGCAAATGGCGCGCACACCGCCTCTGACCGCCGCGATGACACAAGCCAGACCGGTGGGAAGCCAGTGGTCTCCTCGGCTTACCGGGAACGTTTTGACCAAACGACAAGCCAAGTCCGGCAAGCGATGCGTGAAATTGTGCCAGACAGCGGTGGTGATCCCTTATTGCGAGACCTGCGCAATGCCGTGCAGCTCAACCCGGTGACCATCGAAAGCCGCCGCCGTGCCGTGGAAGTTGCCGAGAACCAAGTTGCCCAAATGACCACGACTTGGTCAGCCCTGACTGCGCCTGAACCCTGTGCGACCGAGCACCGAGTCCTTGCCGACCGCTATCGCCAGCTGCGAGATGCCTTGCACAACTACGGCGTGTCGGTGCGAAACCTAGGCAATGCTTTTGCACGGACCGACTTTGACATGTCTCAGCCCCGTGAACGATTTGCTGAGTCGGAGCGGGAAGACCTTGCGCGCGATCAGATGTTGCTGGAACAGGCTTGGCGTGACACCCGTCAGGCAGAAGCCGCTTTGCGCGACCGCCTCAACCCATGA
- a CDS encoding thermonuclease family protein: MMSKFWVSSQTKSAIQVFGAVVGLALGWILPAPVAAQVTTNASTKVTTIKRALTGDTVVLQDGTIVRLIGILAPSSGPAADQARERVRQLVLGKTVEVWLENQNQDIKHRDKYGRQLSYIYLLPSRKLLNAEVIRDGDAFFFSQHFIDVRTKNLLLAAEYQARMAKIGVWAQATESPEAIAKREGRPYEEPAFTPPDDLDEPDSAASGRPVDSVSSPRVENVPSREGTLSAPVLDAKATYGNVRVESCAVLDVPTLGQVALIGVQNSTGKTGEPARIEVVKLVQGKRLRFEYDPANAYRDHRDRDGRLLVYAFLPDGALLNLQIVARGIADVDIDYDYKHKTEMLTARDSARVRELGPRWRNDIPRTVSLERIRLSMVKVMSEQLGRAGARIELVGDDQSVLRISHDLVDQTSAEQLYRALSVSEGGNLPLLRSTGIREIQFTDAKATKIFRFPL; encoded by the coding sequence ATGATGTCGAAGTTTTGGGTCTCAAGCCAAACCAAGTCAGCGATTCAAGTCTTTGGGGCCGTGGTCGGGCTGGCGCTGGGGTGGATCTTGCCAGCGCCAGTTGCCGCTCAGGTGACGACGAACGCCTCGACCAAGGTCACCACGATCAAGCGCGCTTTGACGGGTGACACCGTTGTTTTGCAGGACGGTACGATTGTGCGCTTGATAGGCATCCTAGCGCCGTCCTCCGGTCCGGCGGCCGACCAGGCCCGCGAGCGTGTGCGGCAGCTTGTTTTGGGGAAGACAGTCGAAGTCTGGCTCGAAAATCAGAATCAGGACATCAAGCATCGTGACAAGTACGGACGACAACTGTCGTATATTTACCTGCTACCGTCCCGGAAGCTGCTCAATGCGGAGGTCATCCGTGATGGGGATGCGTTCTTCTTCAGCCAGCACTTCATTGACGTGCGGACAAAAAACCTCCTCCTGGCAGCTGAGTACCAAGCCCGCATGGCGAAGATAGGTGTCTGGGCGCAGGCGACTGAATCACCGGAAGCAATTGCCAAGCGGGAAGGTCGCCCCTACGAGGAGCCGGCCTTTACCCCACCTGATGACCTCGACGAACCTGACAGCGCAGCGAGCGGGCGTCCCGTGGATTCGGTGTCAAGCCCAAGGGTGGAGAATGTTCCATCGCGCGAGGGAACGCTATCGGCGCCAGTTCTGGACGCCAAAGCGACGTATGGCAACGTTCGGGTCGAAAGTTGCGCCGTGCTGGATGTGCCGACGCTCGGTCAAGTGGCGCTGATTGGTGTTCAGAACAGCACTGGAAAAACTGGTGAACCAGCGCGCATCGAAGTCGTCAAGCTGGTGCAGGGCAAACGCCTGCGTTTCGAGTACGACCCAGCCAATGCCTACCGCGACCACCGCGACCGAGATGGACGGCTCTTGGTCTATGCTTTCCTGCCCGATGGGGCGCTTCTCAATTTGCAGATTGTTGCCCGCGGGATTGCCGACGTTGATATTGATTACGACTACAAGCACAAAACGGAGATGCTGACGGCGCGGGACAGCGCGCGTGTCAGAGAGCTTGGTCCCCGCTGGCGAAACGATATTCCGCGGACTGTCTCACTAGAGCGCATCCGGCTCTCAATGGTAAAGGTTATGAGCGAACAACTCGGCCGGGCTGGCGCGCGCATCGAACTGGTCGGCGACGACCAAAGCGTGCTGCGCATCTCGCACGACCTAGTTGACCAAACGAGTGCTGAGCAGTTGTATCGCGCCTTATCCGTCAGTGAAGGCGGTAACTTGCCACTTTTGAGGAGCACCGGTATTCGGGAAATCCAGTTCACGGACGCCAAAGCCACCAAGATTTTCCGCTTTCCATTGTGA
- a CDS encoding esterase family protein produces MPIAVYGHYGKPLLMFPTAAADFEEYERFLVVDVLRPYLDAGIVKIYSINSINRESWMNEHLHPAQRAARQMAYSNYISHEVCPFIRSDCGGSPIKIAATGASFGAYHAANSVFRNPGSFDTLIAMSGSYDIRPWCDGFHNDDVYFNNPIEYLQHLNDDYFLPLLRHQTDIHIISGQGAYEAPERSRDLSRVLYSRGIPHSLDLWGHDVNHDWPWWRRMLDLYVPRLFHAYGPR; encoded by the coding sequence ATGCCCATTGCCGTTTATGGCCACTATGGCAAGCCGCTGCTGATGTTCCCGACGGCCGCGGCCGATTTTGAGGAGTACGAGCGTTTCTTAGTCGTTGACGTGCTCCGTCCGTACCTCGATGCCGGCATTGTCAAAATCTACTCCATCAACAGTATCAACCGTGAAAGCTGGATGAACGAGCATCTCCATCCAGCCCAACGGGCGGCTCGGCAGATGGCCTACAGTAACTACATCTCGCACGAGGTGTGCCCCTTTATTCGGAGCGACTGCGGTGGCTCGCCGATCAAGATTGCGGCGACGGGTGCCAGTTTTGGCGCTTACCATGCCGCGAACTCCGTGTTTCGTAACCCTGGCAGCTTTGACACCCTCATTGCCATGTCGGGATCGTATGACATTCGCCCCTGGTGTGATGGATTCCACAACGATGACGTGTACTTCAATAACCCAATTGAGTACTTGCAACACCTGAACGACGATTACTTCCTTCCACTCCTGCGCCATCAAACCGATATTCACATCATTTCGGGGCAGGGCGCTTATGAAGCTCCGGAGCGGTCGCGCGACCTGTCGCGTGTCCTTTACAGTCGCGGCATTCCGCATTCGCTCGATCTCTGGGGACATGATGTCAACCATGATTGGCCCTGGTGGCGGCGGATGCTTGACCTGTATGTGCCACGGCTCTTTCATGCCTATGGCCCGCGATAA
- a CDS encoding response regulator, which yields MGLFDKVRSMREQVVGMIEDMRQRHDIEELERKLVAAPEDIFLMQQLSDAYQNAGQGRRAVDLLCRIGEIYQTQGNSETALAYFRRAERLATSDERLRLLRLMVDLMIRLRRYADAFERAYQVVEMLVAHDELAAARGYIEGLPKLGEHDPKYRKELVDLVNINRREWAQGARGTWLDEPGERSFVSDRREQFPDQTILVVDDEPGTCEVLTLCLRRLGCAVVTAADGEQAQDVALQYRPSLIICDLLMPRMDGRQFFDWTRRHPVLKDVPFVCLSSRGQQEERLAAFERGVEDYWVKPFSAAELTFRVKNLLRRLQPNADFRGKLHEVSFPEILQIIEAGRKTGVLKVSSEGREATFYLREGQILDAEIDTCDGERVAYIVIRWLRGDFSFRSTTVERPARIRLSTQQLLLEAVRRYDETQSLLESEPDLNRPYIFGEAFALLKVPDEFAAEVSFLKSLFDGRRSFGECLHALENDLEALTLVVELRREGLLVPLPAGPLPEQRSSLDG from the coding sequence ATGGGTTTGTTCGACAAAGTTCGCTCAATGCGTGAACAAGTCGTTGGCATGATCGAGGATATGCGCCAGCGGCATGACATTGAGGAGCTGGAGCGAAAGCTGGTGGCTGCCCCGGAAGACATCTTCCTCATGCAGCAGTTGAGCGATGCCTACCAGAACGCCGGCCAGGGGCGACGCGCCGTGGACTTGCTGTGCCGGATCGGGGAAATCTATCAGACGCAAGGCAATAGCGAGACCGCGTTGGCCTATTTCCGCCGGGCCGAGCGCCTTGCCACCAGTGACGAACGCCTGCGCTTGCTGCGCTTGATGGTTGACTTGATGATCCGGCTGAGGCGTTACGCGGATGCCTTTGAGCGCGCCTACCAAGTGGTCGAGATGCTCGTCGCCCATGATGAGCTGGCAGCGGCCCGTGGTTACATCGAAGGCTTGCCCAAGTTGGGCGAACATGATCCGAAGTACCGCAAGGAGCTGGTTGATCTGGTCAACATCAACCGGCGTGAGTGGGCCCAGGGGGCACGGGGAACGTGGCTCGATGAGCCAGGCGAGCGGTCATTTGTTTCAGACCGGCGTGAGCAGTTTCCCGATCAAACAATCCTGGTCGTGGATGACGAGCCGGGGACCTGTGAGGTTCTCACCCTGTGCCTGCGCCGATTGGGATGCGCGGTGGTCACGGCGGCGGACGGTGAGCAAGCCCAGGACGTGGCGCTTCAGTATCGGCCGTCGCTCATCATTTGCGATTTACTGATGCCGCGCATGGATGGGCGGCAGTTTTTTGATTGGACGCGCCGCCATCCAGTACTCAAGGATGTACCGTTCGTGTGTCTGTCCTCCCGTGGGCAGCAGGAAGAGCGCCTGGCGGCCTTCGAGCGCGGCGTTGAAGACTACTGGGTGAAGCCGTTCAGCGCGGCGGAACTGACATTCCGGGTCAAAAACCTACTCCGCCGCTTGCAGCCAAACGCCGACTTCCGGGGCAAGTTACATGAGGTTTCCTTCCCGGAAATCTTGCAGATCATCGAAGCCGGGCGGAAGACCGGGGTGCTCAAGGTAAGCTCCGAGGGGCGGGAAGCGACTTTCTACCTTCGTGAAGGGCAAATCCTGGACGCCGAGATTGACACCTGTGATGGCGAGCGGGTGGCCTATATCGTCATTCGTTGGTTGCGGGGTGATTTTTCCTTTCGGAGCACGACCGTGGAGCGTCCGGCACGGATTCGACTCTCAACGCAACAACTCCTGCTCGAAGCCGTCCGGCGCTATGACGAAACCCAGTCGCTGCTCGAATCCGAGCCGGATCTCAACCGTCCCTACATTTTCGGCGAAGCCTTTGCGCTGCTCAAGGTGCCGGATGAATTTGCAGCCGAGGTCAGCTTTCTCAAGTCACTGTTTGACGGACGCCGTTCGTTTGGCGAGTGTTTGCACGCATTGGAGAACGACTTGGAAGCGCTCACCCTGGTTGTTGAGTTGCGCCGTGAGGGGTTGCTCGTTCCGTTGCCGGCGGGCCCCCTTCCAGAACAACGCTCCTCCCTGGATGGCTGA
- a CDS encoding phosphomannose isomerase type II C-terminal cupin domain yields MTPTNATEYRPALEHDVRPWGQYTVLDAGAGYKVKRIEVLPGKRMSYQKHARRHEHWIVVQGCAQVTLDGIERQVPVGAAVDVPVGAAHRIANPGADLLVLIEIQRGDYLGEDDITRLADDYGRVV; encoded by the coding sequence ATGACACCAACCAACGCAACCGAATATCGTCCAGCACTGGAGCACGACGTGCGCCCGTGGGGACAATACACTGTTCTCGATGCTGGGGCCGGCTACAAGGTCAAGCGCATCGAGGTGCTACCTGGCAAACGGATGAGCTACCAAAAGCATGCCCGGCGCCACGAGCACTGGATCGTGGTGCAAGGCTGCGCGCAGGTCACGCTCGACGGCATCGAGCGGCAGGTCCCGGTGGGCGCGGCGGTTGACGTGCCGGTGGGCGCGGCCCACCGGATTGCCAACCCCGGTGCGGACCTCCTCGTGCTCATTGAAATCCAGCGCGGCGACTACCTGGGCGAAGATGACATCACCCGCCTCGCCGATGACTACGGGCGCGTTGTCTGA
- a CDS encoding nicotinate phosphoribosyltransferase has product MPTTQPMLSLLLTDLYQLTMAQAYWKSGRGEKEAVFQMFFRRHPFDGGFTVACGLQTLMDVLTQARFDDSDVDYLATLTGQDGQALFDADFLATLRDFRLTCDIDAIPEGTIVFPFEPLVRVTGPLVQAQLLETIILNIINFQTLIATKAARICIAAQGEPVIEFGLRRAQGPDGGLSASRAAYVGGCVATSNVLAGKVYGIPVRGTHAHSWVMSFDDEREAFRTYAETLPNNCVFLVDTYDTLEGVRRAIEVGHWLREQGHEMVGIRLDSGDLAYLSIEARKLLDAAGFPDAMIVASNDLDETIINSLKQQGACINVWGVGTKLVTGYDQPTLGGVYKLTALRDRGADDWRYCIKLSEQAVKISTPGIHQVRRYSVDGELVADAIYDVRSNLGSGCVVIDPLDPTRRKRIPPEATYEDLLVPVFRQGVRVYEPPPLDASRHRAQSSLARLSPGLKRFVNPHIYPVGLEQSLYDLKMQLVLQARGSNGQTTRP; this is encoded by the coding sequence ATGCCCACCACACAACCAATGCTGTCGCTGCTGCTGACGGACCTCTATCAACTCACCATGGCGCAAGCTTACTGGAAGTCGGGGCGCGGTGAAAAGGAAGCCGTCTTCCAGATGTTTTTCCGCCGTCACCCGTTCGATGGCGGCTTCACCGTGGCGTGCGGTCTCCAGACGCTCATGGATGTGCTCACCCAGGCTAGATTTGACGACAGCGATGTGGACTATCTGGCAACGCTCACCGGGCAAGACGGGCAGGCGCTCTTTGACGCGGATTTCCTCGCCACCCTGCGCGACTTTCGCCTGACCTGCGATATTGATGCCATTCCCGAAGGCACCATTGTCTTTCCGTTTGAGCCTCTGGTGCGGGTAACAGGCCCGCTCGTGCAGGCCCAACTTCTGGAAACCATCATTCTCAACATCATCAACTTTCAAACCCTCATCGCCACCAAAGCCGCCCGGATTTGTATCGCGGCGCAGGGTGAGCCGGTGATCGAGTTTGGGTTGCGACGGGCGCAGGGACCCGATGGTGGTTTATCAGCCAGCCGCGCAGCCTATGTCGGGGGCTGCGTGGCAACGTCGAATGTCTTGGCCGGCAAGGTGTACGGCATCCCGGTGCGCGGAACGCACGCCCATAGTTGGGTGATGTCGTTCGATGACGAGCGGGAGGCTTTCCGAACCTATGCTGAGACCCTGCCCAACAACTGCGTGTTTCTGGTGGATACCTACGACACCCTGGAGGGCGTGCGCCGCGCCATCGAAGTTGGCCACTGGTTGCGGGAGCAGGGCCACGAAATGGTCGGGATTCGGCTGGATTCCGGCGACCTGGCCTACTTGAGCATCGAGGCGCGCAAGTTGCTTGACGCCGCCGGCTTTCCCGACGCGATGATTGTGGCCAGCAATGACCTGGACGAAACCATCATCAACAGCCTCAAGCAGCAGGGCGCGTGCATCAACGTCTGGGGCGTGGGCACAAAGCTCGTGACCGGCTACGACCAGCCAACATTGGGGGGCGTTTACAAGTTGACGGCGCTGCGCGACCGGGGCGCGGACGACTGGCGCTACTGCATCAAGCTTTCTGAGCAAGCCGTCAAGATTTCGACGCCGGGCATTCACCAAGTGCGCCGCTACAGCGTGGACGGCGAGCTGGTGGCCGACGCCATTTATGACGTGCGCTCAAATCTGGGGTCGGGATGCGTTGTGATTGATCCCCTTGATCCAACTCGTCGGAAGCGCATTCCGCCAGAAGCTACCTATGAAGATTTGCTCGTCCCGGTGTTTCGCCAGGGCGTTCGCGTGTATGAGCCACCGCCGCTGGATGCCAGCCGTCACCGGGCCCAGTCCAGCCTGGCGCGGTTGTCGCCGGGACTGAAGCGGTTCGTCAATCCACATATCTACCCGGTTGGACTGGAGCAGTCGCTCTACGACCTGAAGATGCAACTCGTCTTACAAGCGCGTGGCAGCAACGGTCAGACAACGCGCCCGTAG
- a CDS encoding DUF427 domain-containing protein, whose amino-acid sequence MFPKPIQPQPGQESVWDYPRPPRLEQTAKRLRVVFAGQTIAETTRGWRVLETSHPPVYYFPPADIVPDTVVPSQRTSYCEWKGAARYYTVRVGQHVAPDAAWGYPQPTAPFAPLAGHIAFYARAMDACFVDDEQVVPQPGDFYGGWITKDIVGPFKGVPGSWGW is encoded by the coding sequence ATGTTTCCCAAACCCATCCAACCACAGCCAGGACAGGAATCCGTCTGGGATTACCCGCGGCCACCGCGTCTGGAGCAAACGGCGAAACGGTTGCGCGTCGTCTTCGCCGGACAAACGATTGCCGAGACAACACGCGGCTGGCGGGTGCTCGAAACCAGCCATCCGCCGGTGTATTACTTTCCACCGGCCGACATCGTCCCCGACACCGTCGTTCCCAGCCAGCGAACGTCGTACTGCGAATGGAAGGGAGCGGCCCGGTACTACACCGTGCGGGTGGGGCAGCACGTGGCGCCGGACGCCGCCTGGGGCTATCCGCAGCCGACCGCGCCCTTCGCGCCACTGGCCGGACACATTGCCTTCTATGCCCGCGCCATGGACGCCTGCTTCGTGGACGACGAACAAGTCGTCCCCCAGCCGGGTGACTTCTACGGCGGCTGGATTACGAAAGACATCGTTGGGCCGTTCAAGGGCGTTCCCGGCTCGTGGGGCTGGTAG
- the sctT gene encoding type III secretion system export apparatus subunit SctT has protein sequence MTDPVGFIDALLRLLDVQVSVQALLVLGGLVFARMLSFVTVVPFFGGQSVPNQVKVAEAVAFVLLIVPGLSASTPELAVRGGAFGFALLVIKEVAVGFTLGFVASLVFEAIQVAGRIIDAQRGAMMGEMLNPMLQEQVSELGQFKLQVAVVIFLALGAHRLVIEALFRSFELVPVTDFPNLGVGISPALGSVIVLTGEILTLGVRLSAPAMAALLLTDVFFGLINRVAPQFNVFFLSMPVKMALGIFIVMLALPIYAEQYQAAFKEALQAFEVLMRQLAP, from the coding sequence ATGACCGACCCGGTTGGCTTCATTGACGCACTGCTGCGCTTGCTCGATGTGCAGGTTTCCGTCCAGGCCCTGCTCGTCCTGGGTGGACTCGTCTTTGCTCGGATGCTGTCATTCGTGACGGTTGTCCCCTTTTTTGGCGGGCAGAGCGTGCCCAACCAAGTCAAGGTTGCCGAAGCCGTCGCCTTTGTGTTGCTGATCGTTCCCGGACTGAGCGCTAGCACACCGGAGCTGGCCGTCCGGGGTGGCGCGTTTGGGTTTGCCCTGCTCGTCATCAAGGAAGTCGCCGTTGGTTTTACGCTGGGGTTCGTTGCCTCGCTGGTGTTTGAGGCCATTCAGGTCGCCGGACGGATCATTGACGCGCAACGGGGCGCGATGATGGGCGAAATGCTCAACCCGATGCTTCAGGAGCAGGTGTCCGAACTGGGCCAGTTCAAGCTCCAGGTCGCAGTGGTGATTTTTCTCGCCCTTGGGGCGCACCGGCTGGTGATTGAAGCGCTGTTTCGGAGCTTTGAGCTGGTGCCTGTGACGGACTTTCCAAACCTTGGCGTCGGCATCTCACCGGCGCTTGGCAGCGTTATCGTGCTTACCGGTGAGATACTCACCCTGGGCGTTCGGTTGTCGGCCCCGGCCATGGCGGCACTCCTGCTGACGGATGTTTTTTTCGGATTGATTAATCGCGTTGCCCCCCAGTTCAACGTATTCTTCCTGAGCATGCCGGTCAAAATGGCGCTGGGCATCTTTATTGTGATGCTGGCGCTTCCAATTTACGCTGAACAGTACCAGGCAGCTTTCAAGGAAGCGCTCCAGGCGTTTGAAGTGCTGATGCGGCAGCTTGCGCCGTAG